In a genomic window of Telopea speciosissima isolate NSW1024214 ecotype Mountain lineage chromosome 5, Tspe_v1, whole genome shotgun sequence:
- the LOC122661877 gene encoding uncharacterized protein LOC122661877 has protein sequence MLGIFISSLLFIEKRRRIAEAFPERVQKLWNEWELRVLVVVSLLLQVILIFFGSRRKYNVSDWVQITLWLSYLSADAIAITALGALSHSQGEPGSSELTALWAPFLLLHLGGPDTITAYSLEDNELWLRHFLGLLQQFGIAIYVLIRSWAYSRVSILTVFMFIPGIVKYGERTWVLRLASKGNFRETMLGSPDPGPNYAKFMNDYDSKQAKGSRVTVGRIEDFQLQMDVDNSHTRTEEAQQKSNPSYSAGNGSNLIDEEILPKAYNFFEIFKRLFADLILSGDDWKKSRVFFQDSSSSTAFKVIEVELGFIYDLLYSKAALVYSLVGLILRCISILSIITLLVVF, from the coding sequence ACGAGTTCTGGTTGTTGTTAGCCTCCTACTACAAgtcatcctcatcttcttcggCAGCCGTAGAAAGTACAATGTTAGTGACTGGGTGCAGATCACTCTTTGGTTATCTTACTTGTCTGCAGACGCAATAGCAATCACTGCCCTTGGTGCCCTCTCCCACAGTCAAGGAGAGCCTGGCAGCAGTGAACTAACGGCTCTCTGGGCACCATTTCTTCTGTTGCACCTTGGTGGCCCCGACACCATCACTGCCTACTCCTTAGAAGATAATGAATTGTGGCTTAGGCACTTTCTTGGACTATTGCAACAATTTGGTATTGCAATTTATGTTTTGATCAGGTCTTGGGCTTATAGCCGAGTCTCCATTCTTACGGTTTTCATGTTTATCCCTGGAATTGTCAAGTATGGGGAAAGGACATGGGTTCTCAGGTTGGCAAGCAAGGGAAATTTCAGAGAGACTATGCTCGGTTCTCCAGATCCAGGCCCCAATTATGCCAAATTCATGAACGATTATGATTCTAAGCAGGCCAAAGGGTCTCGAGTCACCGTGGGAAGAATTGAAGATTTTCAATTGCAAATGGATGTTGACAACTCACATACCCGAACCGAAGAAGCTCAGCAGAAATCAAATCCGTCATATAGTGCAGGCAACGGATCCAACCTTATCGATGAAGAGATTTTGCCTAAAGCATATAATTTCTTTGAGATATTTAAGCGTCTCTTTGCTGATCTCATCCTAAGTGGTGACGACTGGAAGAAGAGCAGAGTGTTCTTCCAAGACAGTTCATCAAGTACAGCTTTCAAAGTGATTGAGGTGGAACTCGGGTTCATATATGATTTACTTTACTCAAAAGCTGCCTTGGTTTATTCTCTTGTGGGTCTGATTTTGCGTTGCATCAGTATCTTGTCTATAATCACTCTGCTCGTGGTCTTCTGA